The DNA window CAGGTGTGATggttaagaaaaagaaagcaccGATTTGTACAGTAGGTAATACTTTTTTATCTATCCAAAGCCTTAATGCTGTTATCAATTTGGTGCACATGTATTCGTGTCAAAATGATAGGTGATAATCTTCAAATGATTAAACATTCTTGGTTAATTATGGGTTTTGTTGTCTTTAGGAATGGACCGTAGCAAGAGGTTTGAGTACGTGGCTGGATACACTTTTAAATATGAGTTGCTTGAAAAGGCGACCAATTATTTTGATCCTGCATGCAAACTAGGGCAGGGTGGAGCTGGTTCTGTGTTCAAAGGAACGCTACCTCAAGGAAAGACTGTGGCCGTGAAACGACTGTTTTTCACGACGCGACAGTGGACGGATGGGTTCTTCAATGAGGTTAATTCAATAACAGGGATTACCCACAAGAATGTGGTGAAACTTTTAGGGTGCAGTATTGAAGGCCCGGAAAGCCTCTTGGTTTATGAATTTGTGCCAAATGGGAGTCTTGAGCAAATACTTTTTGGTAGAGACTCAACAACTTTTTTGACCTGGAAGCAACGTTTTAATATCATATGTGGTGTAGCTGAGGCCCTAGCATACCTTCATGGAGGTACTGAATCAAAGATTATTCACAGAGACATTAAGTCCGGGAACATTCTGCTTGATGAGAATCTTGATCCGAAAATTGCTGATTTTGGTCTTGCTCGCTTTGTTACGGAAAATAGAAGTCATGTTACCACAGGAATTGCTGGAACATTGTAagtaacaaataataaattttagacaAACAGTTTTTCACTTGAAATTACTCCGAATAAAAGTTCTTATTCCGATCCTTTGATGATTAAAACTGAGATTGTTCGTGACAGGGGATATATGGCTCCTGAATATCTTCTTCAAGGACAACTAACAGAAAAAGCAGATGTCTATGCCTTCGGTGTGGTTGTTGCTGAAGTTgtatgtggcaagaaaaacagtGTTTATACCCAGGGCTCAACTTCAGTACTCCATTGTGTAAGATTTAAGTCTTTCTTTTTTACTCATATTGTGGACTTCTGCTTGTCATTCATTATAAACCAGTAACATGATTGTCATTATCATCAGATTTGGAAGAATTACAAGGCACAGAACATCACGGCATCAGTTGATCCTGCACTGAATGGTCAATTTGTAGAAGAAGAGGCATCAAATGCCCTCAAAGCTGCCCTTCTTTGCACACAGTCCTCTGTTTCTCTTAGACCATCCATGTCTCAAGTGCTTCAGATCCTAACCGATAAAGACTTTGTTGTTCCCTCCCCAAGGCAACGGCCATTCCTAAATTGCACTATGCTGAGCCTAGATGACCGAACACAAGCTACCTCCACCTTCACCCTGACTCCTGAAACTTCACCAAATGGCCCCGCCACCACTAGTGCAAGATCCTCTTTCCATACCACCACAGATTCATTTAGTTCAAATACACATGCAATTAATATTGCAGTACCTTCTGATCCAAGGGAGAATAATAAtaacgataataataataataaataattaatattggtGCTTGATGAAATTTTTTCCGGATGATTCAGATTGGCATGCTTTGGTTATTACAATTCTAGTCAATGATGTTATCCTTCAAACGTGGAGCTGGCCGAGTCAATGATATTAAGAAtgtgttatttgtatattttgtcTTATACAATAATTCTGACACATATTCTTATTCATCTCATATGAACCTTAATTTAGTATGTTGactcaataaaagaaaaaataagtacctaaatcattcatttttttgGGCTATTAAATTAGCTTTCAGTTATCTGAAATTCTTCCTATAACGAGGCATGAGTAGAAGGCTGACAAACAAATTCAAGGATTAATGGATGATAAGAGGCGAGGCCACAAGCAGTGAAGATCATGAAAGTGCATGCAGGCTTATTCTTTTGATTGTAAAGCAGGGGTAGAGAGAAataaactatttatttattttggactTAGTCCTTACAATTATTTAATACATTTAAATTTGTTATGGAATAGAGATAGGGATTCTCatttattaatatttcttttttcttaatattCTCAAATCTTAACTAttcccttttattttatattaagtgcctcgttatattttttttttacaaattaaatgtttaatttaaattttaaaaagtcattaattagtttttatttattatgtttttcattattaaataaaaagaaaaagtaaaagagtttaaaaattataattttttatttaaattaataaaatataatatttattgaaaattgTAATGTGTAGATAAATTTAGATTTTAACTACCTATNNNNNNataaaacaaaaaaactaaattaatacaacactatccaaaatattatataatatgagCACATTTATTTCAAAACTGATATAATATTTtgaatagtttatttttattttttaatgtcattcaattcttttcaaataatttaaaattttaaaattataaaatttttaatttaaaattataaaaattttagtttaaaatttagataaatgTAATTTAAACTAACGacttaatttaatcaaatacaaatgtggttaattatgtttatatatttaattttaaaaaaatagcaatataatttttttaaattaaaaagttaaaccatttaaaattttaaatacatcCAAGATATCTGCAAAATAAATTCAGGATTTGATATGGCCATATAatattttggatagtgttatattgatttgatttatatttttttatttcatccaattttattcaaataatttaaaattttaaaaatataagatttttaatttaaaatttaaacaaatataatttaaattaacaatttaatttaattcaatacaAATAAAAGTACTCATTATTATACATATTCTGAATGCACTAACCAATATTTTCATAGGAGAATATTGAGAGTATTTTAACACTCAATTTATATACAATTACACAATGGTAAATTCTAGGAcaatttacttatttaaataaaatggtCGAAACCTTTATCTAAATATACAAAACGGATTGTTGTTACGTGCATGTGCAAAAATCCTATTCTATGTAATCCGTGGCAACCCACCACGATTTTTGAATTGTGCATAAACCGTGGCAGGCTGGGACGGTTTATGGAAAAACTGAGTTGCTTGTAAACCGTGAGAAGTTCCAGCATTTTATGAAGATGGCGTAGAAGgcataaaccgtggtaggttaccacggtttatgaaaaAGGTGAACTGGTCATAAGCCCTTGTGGGTTACAACGGTTTAGGCATGACTGTGTTACAACGAAgtattagaaaagaaaaaacaaatatttctaccaattatttttaaaataaaaaaggtatataaaaaatacaaaaaaaataaatataacaattttgattttaaaaccaAAAATGCCTCACTATTCCTAACAATGGATTAGGTGACAATGATTCTAATAAAATCCCACAGAAAATGACAATAATCCTTTTGTGAAGAAAAGAACGCATTATGGGTTAATAAGtgccttattttaattttatatgcacttattttaattttataacagtAGAGAATTAAAGGCGGCTTCTAGGAATGATGACAAAAATCACACAAGCGCCTCAccatttttttctataattttaattaattctaaaaaacgatttttcaactttaattttttcgatttatctttttttgtgtatttggaGTTCggcgaactctataaaaataagCAAGTTCACTTTAATTCTCGGCAAGCTtcactcaaaatttttaaaatgcatATCATCGTCTCCAAAATAGTGTATAAGAGTACACAAAAAATACACAGACAATAAGCATGGTTTcttcaagtattttttttaattataaattaaaaaaaacaagccATATTTAACAATGCATTATTATCGTCTCCAAAAATACGCAACTATTATTATAGTCTCAAAAAAATATACAGGTACACCgaaataaatatttaacaaggatttttttaattataaattaaaaaaataactattttccaaaaataaaatacaacttATTCCTGGTACTTTTATGTACTCTGGAGACTATGATAATAGTTACTATTGTTAACTTTTCAATCTGACATATTTGAAgtggattatttttagaaaatagttattttttaatttataattaaaaaaattcttgttaAATATGACTTATTCCGATGTACCTATGTATTTTTGGAGACGATAATAATGGTTGCCATTATTAAAtatgacttttttttaattcataattaaaaaaatctttgaaGAAGCTATGCTTGCTgtctgtgtatttttttgtgtacTCCTATATACTATTTGTAGATCTATAAACGGTGTGTTTTCTGGCCATAATT is part of the Arachis duranensis cultivar V14167 chromosome 1, aradu.V14167.gnm2.J7QH, whole genome shotgun sequence genome and encodes:
- the LOC107494796 gene encoding cysteine-rich receptor-like protein kinase 1; translation: MPEFKPCITCLFLIVSSLLLLSPNVASSSDENNSADEVFIQCGTDEYADLGPTKFTRTFMALMDTVSVKIKEQGWSAESIINPVAPIFALAECRNDLNNSNCYKCFNHAREYLSQCLPKVAGRVYMDGCFLRYDNYGFFNEVLDKKYDHSVCIKSSWMEKMEYNSTDSNNSNATDPAGFREKVGKAVTNVTETAATSVHKFAVNGDNKDVFALAQCWHTLDREGCERCLKRAERKLSECIIVNDEGKSMLAGCFLKYSTRKFYGEEFDENGVKNNYDNSYNKVIIVSLSSAVAVTLIIITGVMVKKKKAPICTVGMDRSKRFEYVAGYTFKYELLEKATNYFDPACKLGQGGAGSVFKGTLPQGKTVAVKRLFFTTRQWTDGFFNEVNSITGITHKNVVKLLGCSIEGPESLLVYEFVPNGSLEQILFGRDSTTFLTWKQRFNIICGVAEALAYLHGGTESKIIHRDIKSGNILLDENLDPKIADFGLARFVTENRSHVTTGIAGTLGYMAPEYLLQGQLTEKADVYAFGVVVAEVVCGKKNSVYTQGSTSVLHCIWKNYKAQNITASVDPALNGQFVEEEASNALKAALLCTQSSVSLRPSMSQVLQILTDKDFVVPSPRQRPFLNCTMLSLDDRTQATSTFTLTPETSPNGPATTSARSSFHTTTDSFSSNTHAINIAVPSDPRENNNNDNNNNK